From a region of the Janthinobacterium sp. 61 genome:
- a CDS encoding TonB-dependent receptor, whose translation MAHAIQLVFIGSALLLNALAPALAQESAAAPAASQDFQVPAGDLAAALRQVASQSRVILSFTPEQTRGKTSSGLTGRHEVLAALNGVLRGTGLKAERSANGSYVLRPADIAAGGEALSMMPEVSVKAQQDATEGSGTYVSTLPIATATPLGLSIRETPQSVSVITQQRMQDQGLSTIAQVMAQTPGITLFSLGSERTGFTSRGYSITNYQLDGVSTHSENLGLNAIPSQSLADMALYDRIEVLRGASGLMTGAGDASGAINMVRKKPTPQFQASVEGELASYNERRVLADIAGPLNEARTVRGRLVTVYEEGDSIIDGYSRDKKVVYGVVEADLSADTKLTAGVTHQRKRSNGSLSYLGFPLFYSNGAMTDLPRSFSPAATSNRFGTNSTDLFVTVEHALASDWKLKISANRVQSSQEERAVYLNVSDGFPDQATGDGLRLSADYRDYQLQVNSVDINVRGPFSAFGRQHELVLGMDYSEFQSTTDGRFDKRIQTTPANLYRWNRTATPVFGDTFVTYDSTRRQASAYATTRLNLSERLKLIAGAKVLRYSENYISDAPSVPFYSASPASESRVVTPYGGLVFDIDGTHSAYASYSTIYQPQAQQDRYGKLLAPREGKTFEAGVKSGWLDGRLNTAAALYQIRQSNLAESDPGYTVPGTNNPANRTIKGAKTQGVDLEATGALTPSWNISASWSYSQTENNAGKAILTTFPRHLVKLWTTYRLPGELNRLTLGGGMNWQSRVYSEVDAWQIDRTLHWEQKAYSVASLMARYDVNDKLSATVNVANLLDKQYTASVSDWWYSGMYGPSRKVALKVRYQF comes from the coding sequence ATGGCGCATGCCATCCAACTCGTCTTCATCGGTTCGGCCCTGCTGCTGAACGCCCTGGCGCCAGCCCTGGCGCAGGAAAGCGCGGCAGCGCCAGCGGCCAGCCAGGACTTCCAGGTGCCTGCCGGCGACCTCGCAGCGGCGCTGCGCCAGGTTGCCAGCCAGTCCAGGGTCATCCTCAGCTTCACGCCGGAACAGACGCGCGGCAAGACGTCTTCTGGCCTCACGGGCCGCCACGAGGTGCTGGCCGCCCTGAACGGCGTGCTGCGCGGCACGGGCCTGAAGGCCGAGCGCAGCGCCAACGGCAGCTATGTACTGCGCCCGGCCGATATCGCGGCGGGCGGCGAGGCGCTGTCCATGATGCCGGAAGTGTCGGTGAAAGCGCAGCAGGATGCGACGGAAGGGTCGGGCACGTATGTTTCCACCCTGCCCATCGCCACGGCCACGCCGCTGGGCCTGTCGATCCGGGAAACGCCGCAGTCGGTCAGCGTCATCACGCAGCAGCGCATGCAGGACCAGGGCTTGAGCACCATCGCGCAAGTAATGGCGCAAACGCCGGGCATCACCCTCTTCTCGCTGGGCAGCGAGCGCACGGGCTTTACTTCGCGCGGCTATTCGATCACCAATTACCAGCTCGATGGCGTCAGCACGCATTCGGAAAACCTGGGCCTCAACGCGATACCGTCGCAAAGCCTGGCCGACATGGCGCTATATGACCGCATCGAAGTGCTGCGCGGCGCCTCGGGCCTGATGACGGGCGCGGGCGATGCCTCGGGCGCCATCAACATGGTGCGCAAAAAGCCGACGCCACAGTTTCAGGCCTCCGTCGAGGGCGAGCTGGCTTCCTACAATGAGCGGCGCGTCCTGGCCGACATTGCCGGCCCGCTCAACGAAGCGCGCACGGTGCGCGGCCGCCTGGTGACGGTGTACGAGGAAGGCGACAGCATCATCGACGGCTACAGCCGCGACAAGAAAGTGGTCTACGGCGTGGTCGAGGCGGACCTGTCCGCCGACACGAAACTGACAGCCGGCGTCACGCACCAGCGCAAGCGCTCGAATGGATCCCTGTCCTACCTGGGCTTTCCCCTGTTCTACAGCAATGGCGCCATGACGGACCTGCCCCGCTCCTTCAGTCCGGCGGCCACGTCGAATCGCTTCGGCACCAATTCGACCGACCTCTTCGTCACAGTGGAACACGCACTGGCCAGCGACTGGAAGCTGAAAATCTCGGCCAACCGCGTGCAGTCGTCGCAGGAAGAGCGCGCCGTCTACCTGAACGTGAGCGATGGCTTCCCCGATCAGGCCACGGGCGATGGCCTGCGCTTGAGCGCCGATTACCGCGATTACCAGCTCCAGGTCAACAGCGTGGACATCAATGTGCGCGGCCCCTTCAGCGCGTTCGGCCGCCAGCACGAACTGGTGCTGGGCATGGACTACAGCGAATTTCAAAGCACGACGGATGGCCGCTTCGACAAGCGTATCCAGACCACGCCCGCCAACCTGTACCGCTGGAATCGCACGGCAACGCCCGTGTTTGGCGACACCTTTGTCACCTACGACAGCACGCGCCGCCAGGCCAGCGCGTATGCCACCACGCGCCTCAATCTCTCCGAGCGCCTGAAACTGATCGCCGGCGCCAAGGTGCTGCGCTACAGCGAGAATTACATCTCGGATGCGCCTTCCGTGCCCTTCTACAGCGCGTCCCCAGCCTCGGAGAGCCGCGTCGTCACGCCGTATGGCGGCCTGGTATTTGACATCGACGGCACGCACAGCGCCTACGCCAGTTATTCCACCATCTACCAGCCGCAAGCCCAGCAAGACCGCTACGGCAAGCTGCTGGCCCCACGCGAAGGCAAGACCTTTGAAGCGGGCGTCAAGAGCGGCTGGCTCGATGGCCGCCTGAACACGGCTGCCGCGCTGTACCAGATCCGCCAGAGCAATCTGGCCGAATCGGACCCGGGCTACACCGTGCCTGGTACAAACAATCCCGCCAACCGCACCATCAAGGGCGCCAAGACCCAGGGCGTGGACCTGGAAGCGACTGGCGCCCTGACCCCAAGCTGGAACATCTCGGCCTCGTGGTCTTACAGCCAGACGGAAAACAATGCCGGCAAGGCGATCCTGACCACCTTTCCGCGCCATCTGGTGAAGCTGTGGACCACTTATCGGCTGCCTGGCGAGCTGAATCGCCTGACGCTTGGCGGCGGCATGAACTGGCAAAGCCGCGTGTATTCGGAGGTCGACGCTTGGCAGATCGACCGCACCCTGCACTGGGAGCAAAAGGCGTATTCGGTGGCCAGCCTGATGGCGCGCTACGACGTCAACGACAAGCTGTCGGCCACCGTCAACGTGGCCAACCTGCTCGACAAGCAGTACACGGCTTCCGTGTCGGACTGGTGGTACTCGGGCATGTATGGCCCGTCGCGCAAGGTGGCACTGAAGGTGCGTTATCAGTTCTAG
- a CDS encoding FecR domain-containing protein, with amino-acid sequence MRGATVYAQGQPIDLAIAMQAAEWLATLMSGATTPAEKTAWHQWRQAHPDHERAWKHIESASGGLRELDAQACRTALARRPAAPVSRRNSLQLLAWISTIGITGWFGARSPYAPDMARAALADIATGINERRELTLPDGSRLHLNGGSAVNIRFSGTQRLLQLVRGEVFIATARDTGLPYRPFIVDTAQGQAQALGTRYSVRQADGNTLVAVEEGAVRLTPHHGDARLVIQAGQGGGMTAQQLLPTHAVSPDIWAWRHGSLLADAMPLRDFLNELSRYRHGLLGCDDDVAALRISGVFPLADLDAVLLSLPESLPVDVRLRTRYWVQVEARRHAKHLF; translated from the coding sequence ATGCGCGGCGCCACCGTCTACGCACAGGGCCAGCCCATCGACCTGGCCATCGCCATGCAGGCAGCTGAATGGCTGGCCACCCTGATGAGTGGCGCCACCACGCCGGCGGAAAAAACAGCCTGGCACCAGTGGCGCCAGGCGCACCCCGACCATGAGCGGGCGTGGAAACACATCGAAAGCGCCAGCGGCGGCTTGCGGGAACTCGATGCGCAAGCGTGCCGCACGGCCCTGGCACGGCGTCCTGCGGCCCCCGTCTCGCGCCGCAACAGCCTGCAACTGCTGGCGTGGATATCGACCATCGGCATCACGGGCTGGTTCGGCGCGCGCTCGCCCTACGCACCCGACATGGCCCGTGCCGCACTGGCCGACATTGCCACGGGCATCAACGAGCGCCGCGAGCTGACCCTGCCCGACGGCAGCCGTTTGCACCTGAATGGCGGCAGTGCCGTGAACATCCGCTTCAGCGGCACGCAACGGCTGCTGCAACTGGTGCGGGGCGAAGTGTTCATCGCCACCGCCCGCGACACGGGCCTGCCCTACCGCCCCTTCATCGTCGACACCGCGCAAGGCCAGGCGCAGGCGTTGGGCACGCGCTACTCGGTACGCCAGGCGGACGGCAACACCCTGGTCGCCGTCGAGGAAGGCGCCGTGCGGCTGACGCCGCACCATGGCGATGCCAGGCTGGTGATTCAGGCGGGCCAGGGCGGCGGCATGACGGCGCAACAGCTCTTGCCCACGCATGCCGTCTCGCCCGACATCTGGGCCTGGCGCCATGGCTCGCTGCTGGCCGACGCCATGCCGCTGCGCGACTTCCTCAATGAGCTGAGCCGCTACCGCCACGGCTTGCTGGGCTGTGACGATGACGTCGCCGCGCTGCGCATTTCCGGCGTCTTCCCGCTGGCCGACCTGGACGCCGTGCTGCTGTCGCTGCCCGAGTCCCTGCCCGTCGACGTGCGCCTGCGCACGCGCTACTGGGTGCAGGTGGAAGCGCGCCGGCACGCCAAGCATTTATTTTGA
- a CDS encoding sigma-70 family RNA polymerase sigma factor produces MLSTPSPPPDFQALYAEHHSWLLHWLKRRLHDAGLAGDLAQDTFVKIFVARSSAGIVQPRPFLATIAKRLLANHCRREELERAYLDALQQQPQACAPSPEAMSLLLESLQLIDRALDQLSAKAKAAFLLAHLDGMSYAEIAAELGTTTHSVKKYLSKANLLCFFAVPDFASH; encoded by the coding sequence ATGCTGTCCACCCCCTCACCTCCGCCCGATTTCCAGGCCCTGTATGCCGAGCACCACTCCTGGCTACTGCACTGGCTGAAGCGCCGCCTGCACGATGCGGGGCTGGCCGGCGATCTGGCGCAAGATACCTTCGTCAAAATCTTCGTTGCGCGCAGCAGTGCCGGCATCGTGCAGCCGCGGCCTTTCCTGGCCACCATCGCCAAGCGCCTGCTGGCCAATCACTGCCGGCGCGAAGAACTCGAACGGGCCTACCTCGACGCGCTGCAGCAGCAGCCGCAAGCCTGCGCACCCTCACCGGAAGCGATGTCCCTCCTGCTCGAATCACTGCAACTGATCGACCGCGCGCTGGATCAGCTCTCCGCCAAGGCCAAGGCTGCCTTCCTGCTGGCCCACCTGGACGGCATGAGCTACGCCGAGATCGCCGCCGAACTGGGCACCACCACGCACTCCGTCAAAAAATACCTGAGCAAGGCCAATTTGCTGTGCTTTTTTGCCGTACCCGATTTTGCCAGCCACTGA
- a CDS encoding LysR family transcriptional regulator, producing MKTLDIEAVQAFVLAAELKSFTRAAEALDTTQSAVSLKIKRLEKMLGRHLLDRTPRLVGLSADGHQFMVAARKLVAAHQGALAAFSASKRRLVIGISHHIVGAELPLLLKHMHDAEPDLVLEVRIASSHEVLGCFDRGTLDAAIVLGHDHLRKGGDVILEERFGWMAAPGFAYHPDEPLRLAAQSESCRVRSIALAALKEHGIAWTEVFVGGGITTIGAAITAGFAIAALGCRVAPAGTMDAGPTFGLPALPTLDVLLYSNAADPQTRDSLRRLAAAIRSTAA from the coding sequence ATGAAGACGCTCGATATCGAGGCCGTGCAAGCCTTCGTTCTGGCAGCGGAACTGAAAAGCTTCACGCGCGCGGCCGAGGCGCTCGACACCACCCAGTCGGCCGTCAGCCTGAAGATCAAGCGACTGGAAAAGATGCTCGGCCGGCATTTGCTGGACCGTACGCCGCGCCTGGTGGGCCTGTCTGCGGACGGACACCAGTTCATGGTCGCAGCGCGCAAGCTGGTAGCAGCCCATCAAGGCGCCCTTGCCGCGTTCAGCGCCAGCAAGCGGCGACTGGTGATCGGCATCAGCCACCACATCGTCGGCGCGGAACTGCCACTCTTGCTGAAACACATGCACGACGCCGAGCCGGATCTGGTGCTGGAAGTACGCATCGCCTCATCGCACGAAGTGCTCGGCTGCTTTGATCGCGGCACGCTTGATGCCGCCATCGTGCTGGGGCATGACCATCTGCGCAAAGGTGGCGATGTGATACTCGAAGAACGCTTCGGCTGGATGGCCGCCCCCGGCTTCGCATACCACCCGGACGAGCCCTTGCGTCTCGCGGCGCAATCCGAGTCTTGCCGGGTAAGAAGCATTGCACTCGCCGCGCTCAAGGAGCACGGCATCGCGTGGACCGAGGTTTTCGTCGGCGGCGGCATCACCACCATCGGCGCCGCCATTACGGCAGGTTTCGCCATTGCGGCGCTGGGGTGCCGGGTGGCGCCCGCAGGAACGATGGACGCGGGGCCAACGTTCGGACTACCGGCCCTGCCCACGCTGGACGTGCTGCTGTATTCCAATGCCGCCGATCCACAGACGCGGGACTCACTGCGCCGCCTGGCCGCCGCCATCCGCTCGACGGCGGCATAA
- a CDS encoding tautomerase family protein yields MPMTRVSLRRGKPATYRRAILDGLYLAMRETFDVPDDDRFMTISEHDEDDFNYGKSYLGIARSDDLVMIQITVSKTRTIAQKKALYGRIAERLSSSPGLRPEDIFINLVEVAPENWSFGHGVAHYAPRDA; encoded by the coding sequence ATGCCGATGACACGCGTATCTCTGCGGCGGGGCAAGCCCGCCACCTATCGCCGGGCCATACTGGATGGCTTGTATCTGGCCATGCGCGAAACGTTTGACGTGCCGGACGATGACCGCTTCATGACGATCAGCGAACACGACGAAGACGATTTCAACTACGGCAAGTCGTATCTTGGCATCGCGCGCAGCGACGATCTCGTCATGATCCAGATCACGGTCAGCAAGACCCGGACGATAGCGCAGAAAAAGGCGCTCTATGGCCGGATCGCCGAGCGCCTGTCCAGCAGTCCCGGCCTGCGTCCCGAAGACATTTTTATCAACCTCGTCGAAGTGGCGCCCGAAAACTGGTCGTTCGGCCATGGCGTCGCTCATTACGCGCCGCGCGACGCCTAA
- a CDS encoding methyltransferase codes for MSDTSSPTVHPQIHWSENGAEHSARWRSESGMPPPKRVVIADDRTTADQAYRLACEGTAMLWRGDFQNARQLLQALARRADHKNDKPSKKAKAAKLAKPEPSATEAFHLHRQAQSQRARTLAMLLLPFDADYTIPLRRAPDVKLACNEAYGRGDETFVASLRELLGLIGAHEWRRTGVELPALGQRIHPHYGVFAPIRGEYVGLVADAPLPPRARLAFDIGTGTGVLAAVLAQRGIDRIVATDQDPRALSCARENLARLDLQGKVDVVQADLFPAGRAPLVVCNPPWLPARPSSPIEYAVYDPDSRMLRGFLAGLADHLEPAGEGWLILSDLAEHLGLRPRAQLLEWIAQAGLKVLDRLDVKPTHPRAQDATDSLHAARSKEITSLWRLAAA; via the coding sequence ATGTCCGACACCTCTTCACCTACCGTTCATCCGCAGATCCACTGGAGCGAAAACGGCGCCGAGCATTCGGCCCGCTGGCGCTCGGAAAGCGGCATGCCGCCACCCAAGCGCGTCGTCATCGCGGATGACCGCACGACGGCCGACCAGGCCTACCGCCTGGCCTGCGAAGGCACGGCCATGCTGTGGCGCGGCGACTTCCAGAACGCGCGCCAGCTGCTGCAGGCGCTGGCGCGGCGCGCCGACCACAAAAACGACAAACCCAGCAAGAAGGCCAAGGCCGCCAAGCTGGCAAAACCGGAACCGTCCGCCACGGAAGCCTTCCATCTGCACCGCCAGGCCCAATCGCAACGCGCCCGCACCCTGGCCATGCTGCTGCTGCCTTTTGACGCCGACTACACGATTCCGCTGCGCCGCGCGCCGGACGTGAAACTGGCATGCAATGAGGCATATGGCCGCGGCGACGAGACCTTCGTCGCCTCGCTGCGCGAGCTGCTGGGCCTGATCGGCGCGCACGAATGGCGCCGCACGGGCGTGGAACTGCCGGCCCTGGGCCAGCGCATCCACCCCCATTACGGCGTGTTCGCGCCCATCCGCGGCGAATACGTGGGCCTGGTGGCCGACGCGCCCCTGCCCCCGCGCGCCAGACTGGCCTTCGACATCGGCACAGGCACGGGCGTGCTGGCCGCCGTGCTGGCGCAGCGCGGCATCGACCGCATCGTCGCCACCGACCAGGACCCGCGCGCCCTGTCCTGCGCGCGCGAAAACCTGGCCCGCCTCGATTTGCAAGGCAAGGTCGACGTGGTACAGGCCGACCTGTTCCCTGCTGGACGCGCGCCGCTGGTCGTGTGCAATCCGCCATGGCTGCCGGCCCGTCCAAGCTCGCCCATCGAATACGCCGTCTACGATCCGGACAGCCGCATGCTGCGCGGCTTCCTGGCCGGCCTGGCCGATCATCTGGAGCCGGCTGGCGAAGGCTGGCTGATCTTATCGGACCTGGCCGAGCACCTGGGCCTGCGCCCGCGCGCACAATTGCTCGAGTGGATAGCGCAAGCGGGTTTGAAAGTGCTCGACCGCCTGGACGTGAAACCCACGCACCCGCGCGCGCAGGACGCCACGGACAGCCTGCACGCGGCCCGCTCGAAGGAAATCACGTCGCTGTGGCGCCTGGCAGCTGCCTGA
- a CDS encoding AAA family ATPase gives MKILKISGKNLASLAGEFEVDFQQEPLASAGLFAISGPTGAGKSTLLDALCLALYDATPRLLKVLGRGSALPDVGKETVNAQDTRTLLRRGTPDGYAQVDFVGNDGAHYRARWSVRRSRTRSEGALQATAMSLHQLPALQPIGGTKTEVKDEIEKRIGLSFDQFTRAVLLAQNEFSTFLKTEDNERGELLETLTGSSIYTDISVRAFERAKKEKQVLERLGEKLADQRPLSPDERTDAEALCGAAENTLQHLDLRKAVLELQQRWHQETHKLHAQVSAAQEALGSADAERAAAEERRRALAQWELLQPARPLIDDVARLASEIASTGAALEASRVQAAYAVASEAQLAQALQLAAAALLAREGAQRDAAPLLDAAKALDAGIAAHLPAHRQAQDGALAADQANERARSALHDLQQRQHAMQAEQETGRLWLASHQQWQALATSWQLSDQLFAQAGQAAAQADSADAKVAEAAQLVRAAGNAGHEAQAALTTAAATLAAHDAQRREALSAVQAIDGQLLQEQRGQLEDHAHQLNAAEKTWMELARQQQALAHGQARAAQLAQATQTEHTALAAAAAQTALLEARLAQAEKSLKGAEAACAASVEQLRATLQDEQPCPVCGALEHPYTHADHSNHALKAMLSSLQDDVLACRAQARGNLEQLATHKAALAGYAREQAQIAPELAALPSAIAALEAQWLPHAATLQLPPEDQRADWFTQQLAANAAGLQALAQQETALRQASARREQAQAAHELAGAEHGRLTAAVAETQTRLAQLQAQLAASHDKAETSRSMLDGLLAQLDAAFDDVEGAEGWKDGWRAGPAAFRAARDTESRQWLKQQADQDSRLHALATLAAQLDAANAAARTTQQLALEAHAAYAALDAQLKALQAQRAALWNGQAVAEVEGALAGAVARAKDHLAQQQAAAQAASQARARLDEACTQAALRLDTLRQQDSDAAAALEDWLHRFQLAHPAHAPADMAALRAHLAIAPEAMRAERDALQVIADRHTAALSVLAERRQQLAAHLERPPEALETDVAALQAALDALGAERQAANQEATRLRLAIAQDDARRHSAQSMLAQIEAQAAIERRWASLNELIGSADGKKFRNYAQQFTLEVLLGYANAHLNHLARRYQLERIDNPNNPSLGLMVRDQDMGGELRSVHSLSGGESFLVSLALALGLASLSSNRVRVESLFIDEGFGSLDTETLRVAMDALDGLQAMGRKVGVISHVQEMTERIATRILVQPGSGGKSVVTVR, from the coding sequence ATGAAAATCCTGAAAATCAGCGGTAAGAACCTGGCTTCGCTGGCCGGCGAATTTGAAGTCGACTTCCAGCAGGAGCCGCTGGCGTCCGCCGGCCTGTTTGCCATCAGCGGCCCCACGGGCGCGGGCAAGAGCACCCTGCTCGACGCGCTATGCCTGGCGCTGTACGACGCTACGCCGCGCCTGTTGAAGGTACTGGGCAGGGGCAGCGCCCTGCCTGACGTGGGCAAGGAAACCGTCAACGCCCAGGATACGCGCACCCTGCTGCGCCGCGGCACGCCGGACGGTTACGCGCAAGTCGATTTCGTCGGCAACGACGGCGCTCACTACCGCGCGCGCTGGAGCGTGCGCCGCTCGCGCACCCGGTCCGAAGGGGCGCTGCAGGCGACCGCCATGAGCTTGCACCAGCTGCCAGCGCTGCAGCCCATCGGCGGCACCAAGACGGAAGTGAAGGACGAGATCGAGAAACGCATCGGTCTGTCATTCGACCAGTTCACCCGCGCCGTGCTGCTGGCGCAGAACGAGTTTTCCACCTTCCTCAAGACAGAAGACAATGAACGGGGAGAATTGCTGGAAACCCTGACAGGCAGCAGCATCTATACCGATATTTCCGTGCGCGCCTTCGAGCGGGCGAAGAAGGAAAAGCAGGTCCTCGAACGCCTGGGCGAAAAACTGGCTGACCAGCGGCCCTTGTCGCCGGACGAGCGCACCGACGCCGAGGCGCTGTGCGGTGCGGCCGAAAACACCCTGCAACACCTCGACCTGCGCAAGGCGGTGCTGGAACTGCAGCAGCGCTGGCACCAGGAGACGCACAAGCTGCACGCCCAGGTAAGCGCCGCGCAAGAAGCGCTGGGCAGCGCCGATGCCGAACGGGCCGCCGCAGAAGAGCGCCGCAGAGCGCTGGCGCAGTGGGAATTGCTGCAGCCGGCGCGGCCCCTCATCGACGACGTGGCGCGCCTGGCCAGCGAGATCGCCAGCACCGGCGCGGCACTGGAAGCGTCGCGCGTACAGGCGGCGTACGCCGTGGCCAGCGAAGCGCAACTGGCGCAGGCCTTGCAGCTGGCTGCAGCGGCCTTGCTTGCCAGAGAAGGGGCGCAACGCGATGCGGCGCCCCTGCTCGATGCCGCCAAGGCGCTCGATGCCGGCATTGCAGCCCACTTGCCGGCGCACCGCCAGGCGCAAGATGGCGCCCTGGCCGCCGACCAGGCCAATGAGAGGGCGCGCAGCGCGCTGCACGATCTGCAGCAGCGCCAGCACGCCATGCAGGCGGAGCAGGAAACGGGCCGCCTGTGGCTGGCGTCGCACCAGCAGTGGCAAGCGCTGGCCACGTCATGGCAATTGTCGGACCAGCTGTTCGCCCAGGCCGGCCAGGCCGCCGCGCAAGCCGATTCGGCCGATGCCAAGGTGGCCGAAGCGGCGCAGCTGGTGCGCGCGGCAGGCAACGCGGGCCACGAAGCACAAGCGGCGTTGACGACCGCCGCCGCCACGCTCGCCGCGCACGACGCGCAGCGGCGCGAGGCGCTGTCCGCCGTGCAAGCCATCGACGGGCAGCTGCTGCAGGAACAGCGCGGCCAGCTGGAAGACCATGCGCACCAGTTGAATGCGGCGGAAAAGACGTGGATGGAGCTGGCGCGCCAGCAGCAGGCGCTGGCGCACGGGCAAGCGAGGGCCGCACAACTGGCGCAAGCCACGCAAACGGAACACACGGCGCTGGCGGCGGCAGCGGCACAAACGGCATTGCTGGAAGCGCGCCTGGCGCAGGCGGAAAAGTCCTTGAAAGGCGCGGAAGCGGCATGCGCGGCCAGCGTCGAACAGCTGCGTGCGACCTTGCAGGATGAACAGCCCTGCCCCGTCTGCGGCGCTCTGGAGCACCCGTACACTCACGCCGACCATAGCAACCACGCCTTGAAGGCAATGCTGTCCAGCTTGCAGGATGACGTGCTGGCCTGCCGCGCGCAGGCGCGCGGCAATCTGGAGCAGTTGGCCACGCACAAGGCAGCGCTGGCCGGCTATGCGCGCGAACAGGCGCAAATAGCGCCCGAACTGGCGGCCCTGCCGTCCGCCATCGCCGCCCTGGAGGCGCAGTGGCTGCCGCATGCCGCTACCCTGCAATTGCCGCCCGAAGACCAGCGCGCGGACTGGTTCACGCAGCAACTGGCGGCCAATGCGGCCGGCTTGCAGGCGCTGGCGCAGCAGGAGACGGCGCTGCGCCAGGCCAGCGCGCGGCGTGAGCAAGCGCAGGCGGCGCACGAACTGGCAGGCGCCGAACACGGGCGCCTGACGGCCGCCGTCGCCGAAACGCAAACACGGCTGGCGCAGTTACAGGCGCAGCTGGCGGCCAGCCATGACAAGGCCGAGACGTCGCGCAGCATGCTTGACGGCTTGTTGGCGCAGCTCGATGCCGCGTTTGACGACGTGGAAGGCGCCGAAGGCTGGAAAGATGGCTGGCGCGCCGGCCCCGCCGCCTTCCGCGCGGCGCGCGACACGGAAAGCCGGCAATGGCTGAAGCAGCAGGCGGACCAGGATAGCCGCCTCCACGCGCTGGCGACCCTGGCCGCGCAGCTGGACGCGGCCAATGCTGCCGCGCGCACGACGCAGCAGCTGGCACTGGAGGCGCATGCGGCATACGCCGCCCTGGACGCGCAGCTGAAAGCGCTGCAAGCGCAGCGCGCGGCGCTGTGGAATGGCCAAGCCGTGGCCGAGGTGGAAGGTGCGCTGGCAGGCGCCGTCGCGCGCGCAAAAGACCATCTGGCGCAGCAGCAAGCGGCGGCGCAAGCGGCCAGCCAGGCGCGCGCGCGGCTGGACGAAGCATGCACGCAAGCGGCACTGCGCCTCGATACCTTGCGCCAGCAAGACAGCGATGCTGCGGCAGCGCTGGAGGACTGGCTGCACCGGTTCCAGCTTGCCCATCCGGCCCATGCGCCAGCCGACATGGCAGCCTTGCGTGCGCATCTGGCCATCGCGCCGGAAGCCATGCGCGCGGAAAGGGACGCCCTGCAAGTGATCGCCGACCGCCATACGGCGGCGCTCTCCGTGCTGGCCGAACGCCGGCAGCAACTGGCGGCCCACCTGGAGCGGCCACCGGAAGCACTGGAAACGGACGTGGCGGCGCTGCAGGCCGCGCTCGACGCGCTTGGCGCGGAACGCCAGGCAGCCAATCAGGAAGCGACGCGCCTGCGCCTGGCCATCGCGCAGGACGATGCGCGGCGCCACAGCGCGCAATCGATGCTGGCGCAGATCGAGGCGCAGGCGGCCATCGAGCGGCGCTGGGCCAGCCTGAATGAATTGATCGGCTCGGCAGACGGCAAGAAATTTCGCAACTATGCGCAGCAATTCACACTGGAAGTGCTGCTCGGCTATGCCAACGCACACCTGAATCACCTGGCGCGTCGCTATCAACTGGAACGCATCGACAATCCGAACAATCCGTCGCTGGGCCTGATGGTGCGCGACCAGGACATGGGCGGCGAACTGCGCTCCGTGCACTCGCTGTCGGGCGGCGAATCGTTCCTCGTCTCGCTGGCCCTGGCGCTGGGCCTGGCTTCGCTATCCTCGAACCGCGTGCGCGTAGAATCGCTGTTCATCGACGAGGGCTTTGGCAGCCTCGATACGGAAACCCTGCGCGTGGCCATGGATGCGCTCGACGGCTTGCAGGCGATGGGGCGCAAGGTGGGCGTCATCTCGCACGTGCAGGAAATGACGGAGCGCATCGCCACCCGCATCCTTGTGCAGCCGGGGTCCGGCGGCAAGAGCGTGGTGACGGTGCGCTAG